In Carassius auratus strain Wakin unplaced genomic scaffold, ASM336829v1 scaf_tig00037940, whole genome shotgun sequence, the following proteins share a genomic window:
- the LOC113083369 gene encoding DNA repair protein RAD51 homolog A-like: MAMRNASLVEVEADVEEEEHFGPQPVSRLEQSGISSSDIKKLEDGGFHTVEAVAYAPKKELLHIKGISEAKADKILTEAAKMVPMGFTTATEFHQRRAEIIQISTGSKELDKLLQGGIETGSITEMFGEFRTGKTQLCHTLAVTCQLPIDQGGGEGKAMYIDTEGTFRPERLLAVAERYGLVGSDVLDNVAYARAFNTDHQTQLLYQASAMMTESRYALLIVDSATALYRTDYSGRGELSARQGHLGRFLRMLLRLADEFGVAVVISNQVVAQVDGAAMFSADPKKPIGGNILAHASTTRLYLRKGRGETRICKIYDSPCLPEAEAMFAINADGVGDAKD, encoded by the exons ATGGCTATGAGGAATGCGTCTCTGGTGGAGGTGGAGGCAGATGTAGAGGAGGAAGAACATTTTGGGCCGCAACCGGTTTCACGTTTGGAG CAAAGTGGCATCAGCAGCAGCGACATTAAGAAGCTGGAAGATGGTGGTTTTCACACCGTGGAGGCCGTAGCGTATGCGCCCAAGAAAGAGCTGCTGCACATCAAAGGAATCAGTGAAGCCAAAGCCGACAAGATCCTG ACAGAGGCTGCTAAGATGGTTCCTATGGGCTTCACCACAGCGACGGAGTTCCACCAGCGCAGAGCTGAGATCATCCAGATCTCCACAGGGTCCAAAGAGCTTGATAAACTCCTGCAGG GAGGAATCGAGACGGGGTCCATTACTGAGATGTTCGGCGAGTTTCGCACAGGAAAGACACAGCTGTGTCACACACTGGCCGTCACATGCcag CTGCCCATAGATCAGGGCGGTGGAGAAGGAAAAGCCATGTACATCGACACAGAAGGAACCTTCCGTCCAGAGAGACTGCTGGCTGTAGCTGAGAG GTACGGGCTGGTGGGCAGCGACGTGCTGGATAACGTGGCGTACGCCAGAGCCTTCAACACAGACCATCAAACACAGCTGCTGTATCAGGCCTCCGCGATGATGACTGAGtccag ATACGCTCTGCTGATAGTAGACAGCGCTACTGCTCTGTACAGGACAGATTACTCCGGGCGAGGAGAGCTGTCCGCCCGTCAGGGGCATCTGGGGAGGTTTTTACGTATGCTGCTCCGTCTCGCTGATGAG TTTGGTGTGGCTGTGGTCATCTCTAATCAGGTGGTAGCTCAGGTGGACGGAGCAGCCATGTTTTCAGCGGACCCCAAGAAGCCGATTGGAGGAAATATTCTAGCACACGCCTCGACTACTCG ATTATACCTGCGGAAAGGTCGAGGAGAGACGCGGATATGTAAGATCTATGATTCTCCATGTTTGCCCGAGGCAGAGGCGATGTTTGCCATTAATGCTGATGGAGTGGGTGATGCTAAAGACTGA